In Tenrec ecaudatus isolate mTenEca1 chromosome 5, mTenEca1.hap1, whole genome shotgun sequence, the following are encoded in one genomic region:
- the LOC142448776 gene encoding ferritin light chain-like: MSSQIRQNYSADAEASVNHLVNLHLKASDTCLSLGCFFDRDDVALEGAGHFFRELAKEKCEGAQRLLKLQNQRGGRALFQNVKKPSQDERGRTLDAMKAALALEKKLNQALLDLHAVGSTHTDPHLCDFLENHFLDKEVKLLKKMGDHLTNLRRVASPQAGLGEDLFERLSLKED; encoded by the coding sequence ATGAGCTCTCAGATCCGTCAGAATTATTCCGCCGACGCCGAGGCCAGCGTCAACCATCTGGTCAACCTGCACCTGAAGGCCTCTGACACCTGCCTCTCTCTGGGCTGCTTTTTCGACCGCGACGATGTGGCCTTGGAAGGCGCGGGGCACTTCTTCCGCGAGCTGGCGAAGGAGAAGTGCGAGGGGGCCCAGCGTCTCTTGAAGCTGCAGAACCAGCGCGGCGGCCGCGCCCTCTTCCAGAATGTGAAGAAGCCGTCTCAAGATGAGCGGGGTCGAACCCTGGACGCCATGAAAGCTGCCCTAGCCCTGGAGAAAAAACTCAACCAGGCTCTTCTGGACCTGCACGCCGTGGGGTCCACTCACACCGACCCtcatctctgtgactttctggagaaccacttcctggacaaggaggtgaaactcctcaagaagatgggcgaCCACCTGACCAACCTCCGCAGGGTGGCCAGCCCCCAGGCCGGCCTGGGCGAGGATCTCTTCGAGAGGCTCTCTCTCAAAGAAGACTAG